In Mycolicibacter virginiensis, the DNA window CCGCTCCCCCCGGGCCTCGCCAGGTATCAGTGCAGGTCGGGAGGGGTAGGGGCACCCTGGGGGTGTACCCCCTACCCCGCACGGGCGACCGGGCACGTATGCGTAATCAAGGCTCTGTACGGGTTTTGAAGTCGATCAGCCCTCAGAAATAGCTCATATTGCCCCCTAAGCGGCACGCAGAGCGACGTATCCCCATCCTTCGGTGTCGTCTATCCACCGATTAATTATCGAGTCTTACGCGGCCATTTGAAGGCCGTTCCCCTTTATTCATCGAAAGAACGTATGTCTGGAATATCAACTGCCGAGCGTGAAAGCCGTGAGCGGCTTTACGCGCTCGGATTGAAGAAGTGTAACGAATGCGGTGAACCGCAAACGCTGGACCAGTTCTATCCCCGGTCAGATGGCTACCGAGGCCTGAACGGAACTTGCAAGGGTTGCCGGAACCTCGCTAATAGTGAGTATCGAAAGCGCACCCCCGAACAGCAAGCGGCTAGGCAGTTGCGTTGGCGAGCCACCAACCCCGATAAATGGCGGGCAATCTCCCGACGCAGAGATGTTCGGGATAGGTGGCGTCGGCGGATTGGAGCCGCCGCATGACCCCCGGTTTTATTCGGGTCTACAGCCCCGGTGATCCTCCGTTCGCACGGGATGAGCCGGCAAAGCCTGAACTTGAAACATCTCCTACCCCCGCTTATACGCCCGAAGAACAACTAGCCAATCTGCGTGTGCTCCGTGGTCGACGCTTCAGACGCTAATAGCCCTTACGCCCCTCTGGTTGCCTCGCTGCCGGACGAATTGCGTTCGTCCGACAGTTGGTTATACCCCGGAGGTTTGTCGGCGTATATGAGTGCGCTATCTCAGTTTATCGGTGGAGACCGCCGGGTTGGCCCAGTAATGAACGCCGCAGGAATTTCGGTTGCCGATTGGCACCGTAAAGCATCGAAAGACATTAATGGCATTAAAAACTCGTGAGGACCACGCACGCCTACAGCGGGTCGTGGATGAACGAAAAGAAAAACGGGAGCGCAATAGGATCGCCCCTCCCGAGGCGTGGCTGTTCGATGGAGACTACAACCTCCGAGACCAGCTAGCTGGCTGGCGAGCACTCAAATACGAGTTCATCGAGAACGAGACCGGTATCGCTACGGTTAAACTCTCGTTGTCGCATCACCTCGCTAAATGGGTGATGAAGTTCCAGGGCCGCAAAAAGCGCAACGTCCACCTAGTCATCAATAAGCAGGGCACCCGGTGGTCTGGGTTTATGGACAACTACGCGGTGGTCCGTACTCCGGGACAAGATGCGTATATCGAAATCACGTTCAAACATGATTTCGAGCAGGTCAAACATATTTACTGTTGGGCGAATCCGTTCCTGCGTCCCGAGGTACAGTTCCCGAAAGTCTGGGTGATTTTCGGTCCTGCTAAATGGTGTTTGTTGTTGACGTTGTTCGTCAACATCATGCGACTAGAAACCTCGCTGTGGACACTCCCAGATAATCCGCTCGATATCAACGAGTGGATGGGTGGTTCGTTCAACCCGGCTAACTGGCGGAACATCGTTAAACCGTTCCCGCTTCTCGGGGATAATTCGAACACCGAGATCGTGTTTTCTCGGTTCAAGTCGTGGTTCGACGTTGCGAAGAAAATTCTTCAAGATGCCCAGCTGACGGTTGTATGTCGGCGGTATCTGCCGATGTTCGATGACCCACACCCGTTCGCTGATCTCCAAGGTGAGTTGGACAATGATCTGATCGAAGACATCGCAACGGCTATCCCGTTGCGTCCTGGCTGCCTTGTCTGGGATATCCAGGACAAATCCGGCTGGGGTTCGGAGACTGCGTTCGGTGGTTCGTTGTTGACCGGATTTATCCGGGCGATGGTGCAGATTTCGGATGACGGTTACACCGAAGGTGTCAACGTCTTTACCGGAGACCCGACGTTCCCCGATGAGTATTACCGACCGGGATTTATGGGGACCAACCCGAAAGCGCCGTGGGTGGTGTTGGAGGATGGCCCGTACACCGGCATTAAATCTTCGGAGTTCAAATACTACGAGGCTACGGCCACCTCATTTCTCGGTGGTGGTTTGTCGATGCCCGGTGTTAACGAGGGCATCTCTGCCGGCGTCAACATGCTCGGTGACTTTGTTACCTCGTTGATCAACTCGGCAATCCCAGTGGCCGCTTTAGGCGGTGGGTTCCAGATCGGCATTCCATCGCTCGGTGGGGCGATGGATGCGGTAGCTAAAATCCTCTATGAGAATACGTTTCTTGCGTTCGAGGAGACACCTACTTTACGGGCTATGCCCGGTGGTGAGAAACTCCCGCTTGCAGGTTTGGAAAGTAACCCATCATCGTTGGGGGACTTTCACTTGTACGAGGACTGGGCTGAAGGTGCGGAGCGTGCTTTCACCATCTCGATGGCGGCAGCTAAGCGGGCACGGATCTTCGCTACCCGTGCCAGGACCACCCACAAACTCAAGATGTCGGATGCTGCACCGTACTACCTCGGTGAAAGAGGTTACGGGCATTTCTGGCTGGGTGATCGTGTCGGCGTGAAGCCGTTGGACTTCCCCATCGAAGACCTGGTGTTTGTCGAGCGGGTTACCCGGATCGTCTGGGAAGAAGACGAGAACGGGCCTAAAGGCTGGGACATCGAGATCGGTTATGTCGAACCGCAAGATCCGAGTTTGAAAGCGCTCGACTTTGTTCGCGAGTTCAACTCGGGCCTTGGAACGATGGGAATTTTGTGATAGACGAAGACACGAACGAAGACGATGTGCTGGATATCCCCGGCGTTGTCCACGCGGTGGGCAACCCGGATGAAGTGGTGGTGTGGAAAACACCGTTCAAACGGGTCTCTGAGATTCTCCCGCTGTTCCTGTTCCTCCACTGTCACAATCTTGTGCTGGTCGACTCGACCACTTGTGAAGACGCAACGATGGATGGCGGGATCGCGTGGGTAGGCAGATATCTACCCGCAGCGGTCCGCCGTGACGAGGGACTAGAACCGGGGTTGCTGGCGTCGATGATCAACTCGGTAGACGCCCAGACCCCTGAGGATCGGTCGCTAAGTTGGGAAGATTCGTCGGTGCGGTGATGTAAAAAGTTGTCTATGAAACCGCTACTCGCCGCCCTGGCCCTTCCTGCCGCTGTCCTACTTGCCTCGCCGGCATCTGCGACCCCTGCCGATTTCGAGAACGCAGTACGCGAACAAGGCATCGACATCGGGATGATGGTGTTCAACCCCGGCGGGGTTGCGGCATCGGGGATGGAGACCTGTAACCGGCTTCGCAACGGGCAGACGTTGCCCGAAGTCCTGGCTGCCTACCCGAACGGGATGTTCGGGGATGGTGCCAGGTTGGTACCGCTGGCCCAGAAGACTATCTGTCCAGAAACCATCAAGTAGCCCCGACTCCGGTGGTCAGCTTGCAGGTGGTGTGCCGAACTCGGCAAGGATCTTCTTGATCTTTGTTGTTGTATGTGCAGCCTTGACGTTGTACTGGGCCTCGGCGATCTTGCCCTGCTCGTCGACAACGAACGTCGAGCGAATGACGCCCTGCACGGTCTTGCCGTACATCTTCTTCTCGCCGTAGGCGCCCCAGGCCGCCAGCACCGACCGGTCCGGGTCGGACAGCAGCGGGAAGGTCAATCCCTCGGTGTCGCGGAACTTGGCCAGTTTGGCCGGCTTGTCGGGGGAGATGCCGACGACGTCGAGGCCGGCGTCGTTGAAGTCGCGCAGGTTGTCCCGGAAGTCGCAGGCCTGCTTGGTGCAACCGGGGGTCGACGCGGCCGGGTAGAAGTAGACGACGACGCGTCGCCCCCGGTAGTCGGCCAGCGACACGGTGTTGCCGTCGGCGTCGGGAAGACTGAACGCGGGCGCTTCATCGCCGGGCGCCAGGCGTGCGGTGTCGGTCAACAACTGCCCCTTTCTGCTCGCCGGAGCATGAGACGAACCCCGGCTGCTCTAGGGTAGTTCGATAGGGGCAGCATCGGACAGGGAGGACGACAGTGGCGGAACGCGATCCCGACACGATCAAGAAGGACATCGATCAGGCCCGCGAGCAGCTGGCGTCGACGGTCGATATTCTCGCGGACCGGGCCAACCCCCGTCGGCTGGCCGACCGCGCCAAGGCCCGGGCGGTCGAGATCGTCACCCAACCTGCGGTGATGGCATCGCTGGCCGGTGTCGGCGGACTCATCCTCATCCTGACGATTCGCCGGATCCGCAACCGCTGAGATCCCCGCGCTCCGGCGCGGAAATTGGGTCTGGTGGCGTGATGCTGCCGGGACGAAGATATGGCGGTGCGCGCCCAACAGCCCCCGGCGCCGCGGCCTGACCCGATCGGCTACACGCTCAAGCGGCTGGTGCTGGGACGGCCGCTGGTCACCGGTGCGCTGCGCTCCGAGCGGTTGTCGAATCCGGTTGCGTTAGGCGTACTTTCACCCGATGCGATCTCCTCGAATGCCTATGGCGTCGAGGAGATCCTGATCGAGCTGCTGCCGTACGCCGGCCTGGCAGCCTTCGCGCTACTGCTGCCCATCACCGGTGTGGTCCTGCTGATCCTGGTCCTGGTCACCGCCTCGTATCGCCAGGTGGTGATGACCTACACCCGGGCCGGTGGTTCCTACATCGTCTCGCGGGAGAACTTCGGCCCAAAGGTGGCGCAGGTCGCCGCCGCGGCGCTGCTGATCGACTATGTGGTGACCGTCGCGGTGCAATCGGCGGCCGGCACCGTGGCCGTCGTCTCGGCGATCCGCCCACTGGGCCCCTACAGCCTGGAGATCACCGTCGCAGTGGTGATCGTGATGTGTTACGCGAACCTGCGCGGGGTGCGAGAAGCCGGCCGCACGTTCGCGGTACCGACCTACTTCTTCGCGGGCGTGCTCGGGCTGATGATCATCGTCGGCGTGGTGCGCGAGATCTTCTGGGGCTTACCGGTTTACGACGCCAAGCATCTCCCCGGGGCGGTGCCGGTGCATCAGGGCAATGGGCTGATCATGGGGGCGACGGTCCTGGTGGTGCTGCGCGCGTTCGCCAACGGCGGGTCATCGCTGACCGGTGTGGAGGCCATCTCCAACACCGTCAGCGTCTTCCAGAAGCCGCAGGGCCTCAACGCGCGGCGGGTGCTCACCACGATGGCGTGCATTCTGGGCTTCCTGCTGGCAGGCGTCACCTACCTGGCCTACCGCACTCACACCCCGCCGTACGCGGTCGGATATCCCTCGGTGCTGTCCGAGGTGGCCCGGGCGGTGTTCGGCGGCGGCTGGCTCGGGCAGGTTCTCTACGTACTGGTGCAGACGGCGACGGCGCTGATCCTGTTCACCGGCGCGAACACCAGCTTCAACGGGTTTCCGATGCTGGCCAGCTTCGTCGCCGAAGACCGCTTCCTGCCGCGCCAGTTGACCAAGCGCGGGCATCGGCTGGTCTTTTCCAACGGGATCATCGTGCTCACCGTCTTGGCGGTGACTCTGCTGGTGGTCACCGGCGGTTCGGTCAACGCGCTGGTGCCGTTCTACGCGATCGGGGTGTTCACCGGATTTGCGATGGCCGGCTACGGCATGGCCAAACATCATGTGACGCATCGGGAATCGGGATGGCGGTACAAGCTCGTCATCAATTTCTCGGCGGGGCTGTTATCCACCGTGGTGGTGGGGATCTTCGCGGTGGCGAAGTTCACCGAGGGGGCCTGGCTGGTCGTGGTCGTGTTCCCGTTGCTGGTGGTGGTGCTGATCCGGCTCAACCGGGAATACCGGGCCGAGGCCGCGATCCTGGAGCGATTCCGCACCGACCGGCCTGACTCCGTCAAATACGCCCGTCACCGGGTGATGGTCTTTGTGCATTCGCTGGATCTGGCAGTGCTCGAGGCCCTGCGGTACGGCAAAGGGCTCTACGCCGACGACCTGGTCGCGGTGCACCTGGTGGTCGACGCCGCCCATGCCGCGCAGCTGCAGCAGCGGTGGGAGTACTACGGACTGGACACCCCGCTGCGGGTGGTGGACTGCCCGGACCGCCGGCTGACGCGCACCGCCCAGCAACTGGTCGACACCGCGCGTGCCCAATACCCGGACTGCCACGTGACGGTGTTGCTGCCCCGGCGCACCTATGCGCCGCTGCTGGGTCGGCTGCTGCACGATCGCACCGCCGACAAGATCGCCAAGGCCGTGAGCGTGGTTCCCGACGCGGCGGCGACGATCGTGCCCTACGACGTGCAGTCGCGTGTGCGCCAGGCATTTCCGGATCTGTTCGAGCAGCGCGTTGTGCGCGAGGTGGGGAAACTGCAGCAATGGGTGGCGCGCCACGACCAGCAGGACGTGGACCGCTACGAGCATCCGGCGACGCCACCGGACGCCATCGCGGAGGACGCCCTCATCGTCGGCCACCTGTCCACCATCGAGGGACGGGTCAACGAGGTCGACGACACCATCAGCCGCGGCAAGCCGGTGCGTGTCGCGGTGGTCGGCGACGGCAGCGGCGAGCTGCGCGCAACATTTCATGCCGGGCGGGGCACCGACATCGCCCCCGGCGATGTGGTGGCGCTCACCGGCAAGGCGCGACAGAACGGCAATGGGCCGGTGTACATGTCGGACCCGAGCTACCGGATCGTCAAAGCCACGGAGGAGTCGACGCCGTCGCAATAAGACCGTCGCAATAAGACGAAACGGCCGGGAGGGACCCAGGGTCCCTCCCGGCCGTCGTTGCGTTCTACGTGTTCAGGAGCCGATAGGCCTAGAAGCCCAAGGCGTCCCACAACCCGCCGTCCAGCAGGTCAGCTCCGGCCGCCCCGAGGTCCGGCACCTCCACGGCGTTGACCGGCAGGTCCGCGGTGCCCACGGTGAGGGCCTCGGCTGCGCGGGCAGGCCACTGGTTCAGCAGCAGGTCGAAGATGCCATCTTCGGTGAGTATGCCGGTGAAGACGTCCTCGGTCTCGGGCACGATGTACCCGTTGAGCACGGTGTTCAGCAGGTCGGCGGGCAGGTTGAACAGCGCCTCAAGGTCGCCGCCGGCTGCAGCGGTGATGTTCTGGGTCAGTTGGTACACGGCACCGATCATCGGCGACATCATTGCGTCGCTGACCTGCTTGATGAAGGCCCAACCATCGAGCGGGCCGATGAATTCGTTCAGCAGGCTCGACTGGTTC includes these proteins:
- a CDS encoding phage tail protein; protein product: MPIGTVKHRKTLMALKTREDHARLQRVVDERKEKRERNRIAPPEAWLFDGDYNLRDQLAGWRALKYEFIENETGIATVKLSLSHHLAKWVMKFQGRKKRNVHLVINKQGTRWSGFMDNYAVVRTPGQDAYIEITFKHDFEQVKHIYCWANPFLRPEVQFPKVWVIFGPAKWCLLLTLFVNIMRLETSLWTLPDNPLDINEWMGGSFNPANWRNIVKPFPLLGDNSNTEIVFSRFKSWFDVAKKILQDAQLTVVCRRYLPMFDDPHPFADLQGELDNDLIEDIATAIPLRPGCLVWDIQDKSGWGSETAFGGSLLTGFIRAMVQISDDGYTEGVNVFTGDPTFPDEYYRPGFMGTNPKAPWVVLEDGPYTGIKSSEFKYYEATATSFLGGGLSMPGVNEGISAGVNMLGDFVTSLINSAIPVAALGGGFQIGIPSLGGAMDAVAKILYENTFLAFEETPTLRAMPGGEKLPLAGLESNPSSLGDFHLYEDWAEGAERAFTISMAAAKRARIFATRARTTHKLKMSDAAPYYLGERGYGHFWLGDRVGVKPLDFPIEDLVFVERVTRIVWEEDENGPKGWDIEIGYVEPQDPSLKALDFVREFNSGLGTMGIL
- a CDS encoding DUF732 domain-containing protein gives rise to the protein MKPLLAALALPAAVLLASPASATPADFENAVREQGIDIGMMVFNPGGVAASGMETCNRLRNGQTLPEVLAAYPNGMFGDGARLVPLAQKTICPETIK
- the bcp gene encoding thioredoxin-dependent thiol peroxidase gives rise to the protein MTDTARLAPGDEAPAFSLPDADGNTVSLADYRGRRVVVYFYPAASTPGCTKQACDFRDNLRDFNDAGLDVVGISPDKPAKLAKFRDTEGLTFPLLSDPDRSVLAAWGAYGEKKMYGKTVQGVIRSTFVVDEQGKIAEAQYNVKAAHTTTKIKKILAEFGTPPAS
- a CDS encoding DUF3618 domain-containing protein: MAERDPDTIKKDIDQAREQLASTVDILADRANPRRLADRAKARAVEIVTQPAVMASLAGVGGLILILTIRRIRNR
- a CDS encoding amino acid permease, which codes for MRAQQPPAPRPDPIGYTLKRLVLGRPLVTGALRSERLSNPVALGVLSPDAISSNAYGVEEILIELLPYAGLAAFALLLPITGVVLLILVLVTASYRQVVMTYTRAGGSYIVSRENFGPKVAQVAAAALLIDYVVTVAVQSAAGTVAVVSAIRPLGPYSLEITVAVVIVMCYANLRGVREAGRTFAVPTYFFAGVLGLMIIVGVVREIFWGLPVYDAKHLPGAVPVHQGNGLIMGATVLVVLRAFANGGSSLTGVEAISNTVSVFQKPQGLNARRVLTTMACILGFLLAGVTYLAYRTHTPPYAVGYPSVLSEVARAVFGGGWLGQVLYVLVQTATALILFTGANTSFNGFPMLASFVAEDRFLPRQLTKRGHRLVFSNGIIVLTVLAVTLLVVTGGSVNALVPFYAIGVFTGFAMAGYGMAKHHVTHRESGWRYKLVINFSAGLLSTVVVGIFAVAKFTEGAWLVVVVFPLLVVVLIRLNREYRAEAAILERFRTDRPDSVKYARHRVMVFVHSLDLAVLEALRYGKGLYADDLVAVHLVVDAAHAAQLQQRWEYYGLDTPLRVVDCPDRRLTRTAQQLVDTARAQYPDCHVTVLLPRRTYAPLLGRLLHDRTADKIAKAVSVVPDAAATIVPYDVQSRVRQAFPDLFEQRVVREVGKLQQWVARHDQQDVDRYEHPATPPDAIAEDALIVGHLSTIEGRVNEVDDTISRGKPVRVAVVGDGSGELRATFHAGRGTDIAPGDVVALTGKARQNGNGPVYMSDPSYRIVKATEESTPSQ